One Fundulus heteroclitus isolate FHET01 chromosome 1, MU-UCD_Fhet_4.1, whole genome shotgun sequence genomic window carries:
- the nckap5l gene encoding nck-associated protein 5-like isoform X1, with product MAAAMASHFPLSVLQMRTMSDEAEQRTCDEDFGSEEEEGEEGDVESYLEDNSSELVDRLRELEAENSALMLANESQREAYERCLDEVANHVVQALLNQKDLREECIKLKMLVFDLERQNRALCELFQQKLPNHPTAHYQVQAGPVPDYNAQLHNDSAKQAEPAQTEAQAKGNGLRTQHASPGPRGPAASMEALSPFFKKKAHILEVLRKMEETDPLKFHPSTTSLSFCDYSQVLMSTEAVLATADPHPAPCKPNHAHCRCSCADADAHQHVNGNGAVKPEGASTCCPHCKRSPDSAPNPCNHVCSPPKASSSAQSQAAAAAVGDCHSKARPAESKQCPVTKAPQKPAADSETETLHQSLKGPGAGPDGSEGGVSDLPSPVKEVQIPRCDTDPGGGIHNGLGPSSSAALNEPSAAPETDATDQEASAVRAGASVSPSPSCLSDVKAAAINSPSKLLKFLKIPSMGDKAQAPSPAVRLSPQLTRNSRIPCRTNNYEVYHSPVPSRRATTTERCKQPPPPPSRSESYPATHSAPTSPPQPEDVCSPPAKEISYSSLSAPKTSDGSKLGHLSAASAGSPRASQKVPHYENVLDMSGTREEEPTRGHEKRSTIPSQTKANGGERKLVKSLPESVLNPSPQRKQSSSSTSESTSDDDEDSDSPVWVNHHSLPSTAGLSKAQSQASYPRTRDKHAVDITEVNAPSCEVSQTPPPPPVRRSDSSSIPKRPSSAAGRTQADSSHHAFKDRLAALGKLRSSEDLHARPVDTGTEAAHGEEKSKTAERSTEVHKEEQRHSKFTDSLDGKPKTSSVGLKYPASSQLYEQTGKSGKQELCVPKAEGSKSKIGLPSPNTDAPQVLRNNINCPGSLNLAYNVKGGPQSSNSPNKIPLKSPSKPCPGVSVHRGGKPSEAPRYSSKSEERTKISGKGKKNPMYGDSLPPPPPRPPTSEAEKPPQRAPALQSAIEQKVMKGIEENVLKLQEQDRGGQGGEVKQKASNGIASWFGLKKSKLPALSRKTDGSKAKDEKKEWKINIPSVGRDSAKMASRCKEGVEGLNISTLMEKAEGLRRALEEERAYVERSGRGHSCEVVMDQAQGQLAVMYRGGRSDNFMQQLLNRVDGKEVISLPQRRLSFDCKTSKPVFTQQTSVISHTISHDDMEKGSERISKITSDENLADSVHSQHFAGSGASTYTLDSGIGTFPLPDCSSGAAGRGPSKARAGAEHHSADSPGRSGRRARTLDRELTSQEECFASHKQLIPTIQYCSMLEGRSSAGVIREDKDPHGANLFSPRSKTWTFPNLKAPAGPAEVYLAVEEEEEEEDDAVTFGSPFRGSLKAGGPSSSRAVDPGSLPVPAQSGLSRRGKTRAPSVPEMSREAGLELLRERPEEALSPSRPQVLETPESLSDSLYDSLSSCGSQG from the exons GCAGAGAACTCGGCTCTGATGTTGGCGAATGAGAGCCAGAGGGAAGCTTACGAGCGATGCTTGGATGAG GTGGCCAATCACGTGGTCCAAGCTCTGCTGAATCAGAAG GATCTGCGGGAGGAGTGCATCAAGCTGAAGATGTTGGTGTTCGACCTGGAgaggcagaaccgggccctttGTGAGCTCTTCCAGCAGAAGCTGCCCAACCATCCCACCGCTCACTACCAG GTCCAGGCGGGACCCGTCCCAGACTACAATGCACAGCTGCACAATGACTCGGCCAAGCAGGCGGAGCCGGCCCAGACCGAAGCACAAGCCAAG GGAAACGGCCTCCGCACACAGCACGCCTCCCCGGGCCCCCGCGGCCCCGCCGCCTCCATGGAGGCCCTGTCTCCGTTCTTTAAGAAGAAAGCGCACATCCTGGAGGTCCTGCGCAAAATGGAGGAGACGGACCCCCTGAAGTTCCACCCGTCCACCACCAGCTTGTCGTTCTGCGACTACAGCCAGGTGCTGATGTCGACAGAGGCTGTTCTGGCCACCGCGGACCCCCACCCGGCCCCGTGCAAACCCAACCACGCGCACTGCCGCTGCTCCTGCGCCGACGCCGACGCGCACCAGCATGTCAATGGCAACGGGGCGGTGAAGCCCGAGGGAGCAAGCACATGCTGTCCGCACTGCAAAAGAAGTCCGGACAGCGCTCCGAACCCGTGCAACCACGTCTGTAGTCCTCCGAAAGCCAGCTCGTCCGCCCAGAGCCAAGCTGCTGCCGCCGCCGTGGGCGACTGTCACAGCAAGGCCAGGCCAGCGGAGTCCAAGCAGTGTCCTGTCACCAAAGCCCCCCAGAAGCCAGCAGCCGACTCGGAGACGGAGACGCTCCATCAGAGCCTGAAGGGGCCCGGAGCGGGACCGGACGGCTCTGAAGGTGGTGTTTCTGATCTGCCCAGTCCTGTGAAGGAGGTGCAGATCCCTCGCTGTGACACGGATCCAGGCGGCGGGATTCACAACGGCTTGGGTCCGTCGTCCAGCGCCGCTCTGAACGAGCCGTCGGCCGCGCCCGAGACAGACGCCACGGACCAGGAGGCTTCCGCTGTCCGAGCCGGCGCGTCCGTAAGCCCGAGTCCGTCCTGCCTCAGCGACGTCAAGGCCGCCGCCATCAACTCCCCGTCCAAGCTGCTCAAATTCCTGAAGATCCCGTCGATGGGGGACAAGGCCCAGGCGCCGAGCCCCGCGGTCCGCCTCAGCCCGCAGCTCACTCGCAACTCCAGAATCCCCTGTCGCACCAACAACTACGAGGTGTACCACTCTCCGGTTCCGTCCCGCAGAGCCACCACCACCGAGAGGTGCAAGCAGCCCCCTCCGCCGCCGTCCAGGTCCGAGTCCTACCCCGCCACGCACTCGGCGCCAACCTCCCCTCCGCAGCCCGAAGACGTTTGCTCTCCGCCCGCCAAGGAAATAAGCTACAGCAGTCTCTCCGCACCAAAAACCAGCGACGGCTCAAAGCTGGGACATCTGTCTGCTGCGTCCGCGGGCTCTCCCAGAGCGTCTCAGAAGGTCCCCCATTATGAAAACGTCCTGGATATGTCTGGCACCAGGGAGGAGGAACCGACCCGTGGTCACGAAAAAAGAAGCACGATTCCGTCTCAAACGAAGGCAAACGGCGGGGAGAGGAAGCTCGTTAAATCTCTACCAGAAAGTGTCCTGAATCCGTCCCCCCAGCGCAAGCAGTCGTCCTCATCGACGTCGGAGTCGACGTCGGACGACGACGAGGATTCGGACAGTCCGGTATGGGTCAACCATCACAGTTTGCCCAGCACAGCCGGCCTCAGCAAAGCTCAGAGCCAAGCCAGCTACCCGAGGACAAGAGACAAACACGCGGTGGACATCACAGAAGTCAACGCGCCGAGCTGTGAGGTCTCTCAGACGCCGCCTCCGCCTCCGGTCCGACGCAGCGACTCGTCGTCCATCCCCAAGAGGCCTAGCTCCGCGGCCGGGAGAACCCAGGCTGACTCCAGTCACCACGCTTTCAAAGACCGGCTGGCAGCGCTGGGCAAGCTGAGGAGCTCTGAGGACTTACACGCCAGGCCCGTCGACACCGGCACCGAGGCCGCCCATGGAGAGGAGAAGAGCAAGACGGCAGAGAGGTCCACGGAGGTCCACAAAGAGGAGCAGAGGCACTCAAAGTTCACAGACTCCTTGGACGGGAAACCTAAAACCAGCAGCGTCGGTTTGAAGTATCCCGCTTCGTCTCAGCTGTACGAACAGACCGGAAAATCTGGCAAACAAGAGCTGTGCGTGCCCAAGGCTGAGGGCTCCAAGAGCAAAATCGGCTTACCGTCCCCCAACACAGATGCTCCGCAGGTCCTACGCAACAACATCAACTGTCCTGGCTCCCTCAATCTAGCTTACAATGTCAAAGGGGGTCCCCAGAGTAGCAACAGTCCTAACAAGATCCCCTTAAAGTCGCCATCCAAGCCTTGCCCAGGAGTGTCCGTCCACCGAGGCGGGAAGCCTTCAGAGGCCCCGCGTTACTCGTCCAAGTCGGAGGAGAGGACTAAAATCAGCGGGAAAGGAAAGAAGAATCCCATGTATGGAGACAGCCTCCCGCCTCCTCCTCCGAGACCCCCGACGTCTGAGGCGGAGAAACCGCCGCAGCGGGCTCCCGCTCTGCAGTCCGCCATCGAGCAAAAGGTGATGAAGGGGATCGAGGAGAACGTCCTAAAGCTCCAGGAGCAGGACCGAGGTGGGCAGGGCGGCGAGGTCAAGCAGAAGGCCTCCAACGGCATCGCCAGCTGGTTCGGGCTGAAGAAGAGCAAGCTGCCCGCGCTGAGCCGCAAGACCGACGGCAGCAAAGCCAAGGACGAGAAGAAGGAGTGGAAGATAAACATCCCCTCGGTGGGCAGGGACTCCGCCAAGATGGCCAGCCGGTGCAAAGAAGGAGTGGAAGGTCTGAACATCTCAACCCTGATGGAGAAGGCCGAGGGCCTGAGGAGGGccctggaggaggagagggccTACGTGGAGAGGTCTGGCAGGGGCCACTCCTGTGAGGTGGTGATGGACCAAGCTCAGGGACAGCTGGCTGTCATGTACAGAGGGGGACGCTCCGACAACTTCATGCAACAGCTGCTTAACAG GGTggatgggaaggaggtgatcaGCCTGCCGCAGCGCCGGCTCTCATTCGACTGCAAGACCTCCAAGCCGGTCTTCACTCAGCAGACCAGCGTCATCAGCCACACCATCAGTCATGACGACATGGAGAAG GGATCAGAGAGAATCAGCAAGATCACATCAGATGAAAACCTCGCAGATTCAGTCCACTCTCAGCACTTTGCAG GCTCCGGTGCGTCCACATACACCCTGGACAGCGGCATCGGTACGTTCCCGCTTCCCGACTGCAGCAGCGGAGCCGCAGGCCGGGGCCCGTCCAAGGCGAGGGCCGGAGCTGAGCATCACTCCGCCGACTCCCCGGGAAGATCTGGGCGACGAGCGCGCACCCTGGACAGGGAGCTGACGTCGCAGGAGGAGTGCTTCGCGTCGCACAAGCAGCTCATCCCGACCATTCAGTACTGCTCCATGCTGGAGGGGAGGAGCTCGGCTGGAGTCATCCGTGAAG ACAAGGACCCCCATGGAGCAAACCTGTTCTCTCCTCGCTCCAAGACCTGGACTTTTCCCAACCTGAAGGCTCCAGCAGGACCTGCAGAAGTGTACCTGGctgtggaggaagaggaggaggaagaggacgaCGCAGTAACGTTCGGATCACCGTTCAGAGGG AGCCTGAAGGCCGGGGGCCCCTCCTCCAGCCGAGCGGTCGACCCGGGCAGCCTGCCCGTCCCGGCCCAGTCCGGCCTGAGCCGCAGGGGGAAGACGCGCGCCCCCAGCGTCCCCGAGATGAGCCGGGAGGCGGGGCTGGAGCTGCTCAGGGAGCGGCCCGAGGAGGCGCTCTCCCCCAGCCGCCCTCAGGTCCTGGAAACCCCCGAGTCTCTGAGCGACTCTCTGTACGACAGTCTGTCGTCCTGCGGCAGCCAAGGATGA
- the nckap5l gene encoding nck-associated protein 5-like isoform X2 yields the protein MRTMSDEAEQRTCDEDFGSEEEEGEEGDVESYLEDNSSELVDRLRELEAENSALMLANESQREAYERCLDEVANHVVQALLNQKDLREECIKLKMLVFDLERQNRALCELFQQKLPNHPTAHYQVQAGPVPDYNAQLHNDSAKQAEPAQTEAQAKGNGLRTQHASPGPRGPAASMEALSPFFKKKAHILEVLRKMEETDPLKFHPSTTSLSFCDYSQVLMSTEAVLATADPHPAPCKPNHAHCRCSCADADAHQHVNGNGAVKPEGASTCCPHCKRSPDSAPNPCNHVCSPPKASSSAQSQAAAAAVGDCHSKARPAESKQCPVTKAPQKPAADSETETLHQSLKGPGAGPDGSEGGVSDLPSPVKEVQIPRCDTDPGGGIHNGLGPSSSAALNEPSAAPETDATDQEASAVRAGASVSPSPSCLSDVKAAAINSPSKLLKFLKIPSMGDKAQAPSPAVRLSPQLTRNSRIPCRTNNYEVYHSPVPSRRATTTERCKQPPPPPSRSESYPATHSAPTSPPQPEDVCSPPAKEISYSSLSAPKTSDGSKLGHLSAASAGSPRASQKVPHYENVLDMSGTREEEPTRGHEKRSTIPSQTKANGGERKLVKSLPESVLNPSPQRKQSSSSTSESTSDDDEDSDSPVWVNHHSLPSTAGLSKAQSQASYPRTRDKHAVDITEVNAPSCEVSQTPPPPPVRRSDSSSIPKRPSSAAGRTQADSSHHAFKDRLAALGKLRSSEDLHARPVDTGTEAAHGEEKSKTAERSTEVHKEEQRHSKFTDSLDGKPKTSSVGLKYPASSQLYEQTGKSGKQELCVPKAEGSKSKIGLPSPNTDAPQVLRNNINCPGSLNLAYNVKGGPQSSNSPNKIPLKSPSKPCPGVSVHRGGKPSEAPRYSSKSEERTKISGKGKKNPMYGDSLPPPPPRPPTSEAEKPPQRAPALQSAIEQKVMKGIEENVLKLQEQDRGGQGGEVKQKASNGIASWFGLKKSKLPALSRKTDGSKAKDEKKEWKINIPSVGRDSAKMASRCKEGVEGLNISTLMEKAEGLRRALEEERAYVERSGRGHSCEVVMDQAQGQLAVMYRGGRSDNFMQQLLNRVDGKEVISLPQRRLSFDCKTSKPVFTQQTSVISHTISHDDMEKGSERISKITSDENLADSVHSQHFAGSGASTYTLDSGIGTFPLPDCSSGAAGRGPSKARAGAEHHSADSPGRSGRRARTLDRELTSQEECFASHKQLIPTIQYCSMLEGRSSAGVIREDKDPHGANLFSPRSKTWTFPNLKAPAGPAEVYLAVEEEEEEEDDAVTFGSPFRGSLKAGGPSSSRAVDPGSLPVPAQSGLSRRGKTRAPSVPEMSREAGLELLRERPEEALSPSRPQVLETPESLSDSLYDSLSSCGSQG from the exons GCAGAGAACTCGGCTCTGATGTTGGCGAATGAGAGCCAGAGGGAAGCTTACGAGCGATGCTTGGATGAG GTGGCCAATCACGTGGTCCAAGCTCTGCTGAATCAGAAG GATCTGCGGGAGGAGTGCATCAAGCTGAAGATGTTGGTGTTCGACCTGGAgaggcagaaccgggccctttGTGAGCTCTTCCAGCAGAAGCTGCCCAACCATCCCACCGCTCACTACCAG GTCCAGGCGGGACCCGTCCCAGACTACAATGCACAGCTGCACAATGACTCGGCCAAGCAGGCGGAGCCGGCCCAGACCGAAGCACAAGCCAAG GGAAACGGCCTCCGCACACAGCACGCCTCCCCGGGCCCCCGCGGCCCCGCCGCCTCCATGGAGGCCCTGTCTCCGTTCTTTAAGAAGAAAGCGCACATCCTGGAGGTCCTGCGCAAAATGGAGGAGACGGACCCCCTGAAGTTCCACCCGTCCACCACCAGCTTGTCGTTCTGCGACTACAGCCAGGTGCTGATGTCGACAGAGGCTGTTCTGGCCACCGCGGACCCCCACCCGGCCCCGTGCAAACCCAACCACGCGCACTGCCGCTGCTCCTGCGCCGACGCCGACGCGCACCAGCATGTCAATGGCAACGGGGCGGTGAAGCCCGAGGGAGCAAGCACATGCTGTCCGCACTGCAAAAGAAGTCCGGACAGCGCTCCGAACCCGTGCAACCACGTCTGTAGTCCTCCGAAAGCCAGCTCGTCCGCCCAGAGCCAAGCTGCTGCCGCCGCCGTGGGCGACTGTCACAGCAAGGCCAGGCCAGCGGAGTCCAAGCAGTGTCCTGTCACCAAAGCCCCCCAGAAGCCAGCAGCCGACTCGGAGACGGAGACGCTCCATCAGAGCCTGAAGGGGCCCGGAGCGGGACCGGACGGCTCTGAAGGTGGTGTTTCTGATCTGCCCAGTCCTGTGAAGGAGGTGCAGATCCCTCGCTGTGACACGGATCCAGGCGGCGGGATTCACAACGGCTTGGGTCCGTCGTCCAGCGCCGCTCTGAACGAGCCGTCGGCCGCGCCCGAGACAGACGCCACGGACCAGGAGGCTTCCGCTGTCCGAGCCGGCGCGTCCGTAAGCCCGAGTCCGTCCTGCCTCAGCGACGTCAAGGCCGCCGCCATCAACTCCCCGTCCAAGCTGCTCAAATTCCTGAAGATCCCGTCGATGGGGGACAAGGCCCAGGCGCCGAGCCCCGCGGTCCGCCTCAGCCCGCAGCTCACTCGCAACTCCAGAATCCCCTGTCGCACCAACAACTACGAGGTGTACCACTCTCCGGTTCCGTCCCGCAGAGCCACCACCACCGAGAGGTGCAAGCAGCCCCCTCCGCCGCCGTCCAGGTCCGAGTCCTACCCCGCCACGCACTCGGCGCCAACCTCCCCTCCGCAGCCCGAAGACGTTTGCTCTCCGCCCGCCAAGGAAATAAGCTACAGCAGTCTCTCCGCACCAAAAACCAGCGACGGCTCAAAGCTGGGACATCTGTCTGCTGCGTCCGCGGGCTCTCCCAGAGCGTCTCAGAAGGTCCCCCATTATGAAAACGTCCTGGATATGTCTGGCACCAGGGAGGAGGAACCGACCCGTGGTCACGAAAAAAGAAGCACGATTCCGTCTCAAACGAAGGCAAACGGCGGGGAGAGGAAGCTCGTTAAATCTCTACCAGAAAGTGTCCTGAATCCGTCCCCCCAGCGCAAGCAGTCGTCCTCATCGACGTCGGAGTCGACGTCGGACGACGACGAGGATTCGGACAGTCCGGTATGGGTCAACCATCACAGTTTGCCCAGCACAGCCGGCCTCAGCAAAGCTCAGAGCCAAGCCAGCTACCCGAGGACAAGAGACAAACACGCGGTGGACATCACAGAAGTCAACGCGCCGAGCTGTGAGGTCTCTCAGACGCCGCCTCCGCCTCCGGTCCGACGCAGCGACTCGTCGTCCATCCCCAAGAGGCCTAGCTCCGCGGCCGGGAGAACCCAGGCTGACTCCAGTCACCACGCTTTCAAAGACCGGCTGGCAGCGCTGGGCAAGCTGAGGAGCTCTGAGGACTTACACGCCAGGCCCGTCGACACCGGCACCGAGGCCGCCCATGGAGAGGAGAAGAGCAAGACGGCAGAGAGGTCCACGGAGGTCCACAAAGAGGAGCAGAGGCACTCAAAGTTCACAGACTCCTTGGACGGGAAACCTAAAACCAGCAGCGTCGGTTTGAAGTATCCCGCTTCGTCTCAGCTGTACGAACAGACCGGAAAATCTGGCAAACAAGAGCTGTGCGTGCCCAAGGCTGAGGGCTCCAAGAGCAAAATCGGCTTACCGTCCCCCAACACAGATGCTCCGCAGGTCCTACGCAACAACATCAACTGTCCTGGCTCCCTCAATCTAGCTTACAATGTCAAAGGGGGTCCCCAGAGTAGCAACAGTCCTAACAAGATCCCCTTAAAGTCGCCATCCAAGCCTTGCCCAGGAGTGTCCGTCCACCGAGGCGGGAAGCCTTCAGAGGCCCCGCGTTACTCGTCCAAGTCGGAGGAGAGGACTAAAATCAGCGGGAAAGGAAAGAAGAATCCCATGTATGGAGACAGCCTCCCGCCTCCTCCTCCGAGACCCCCGACGTCTGAGGCGGAGAAACCGCCGCAGCGGGCTCCCGCTCTGCAGTCCGCCATCGAGCAAAAGGTGATGAAGGGGATCGAGGAGAACGTCCTAAAGCTCCAGGAGCAGGACCGAGGTGGGCAGGGCGGCGAGGTCAAGCAGAAGGCCTCCAACGGCATCGCCAGCTGGTTCGGGCTGAAGAAGAGCAAGCTGCCCGCGCTGAGCCGCAAGACCGACGGCAGCAAAGCCAAGGACGAGAAGAAGGAGTGGAAGATAAACATCCCCTCGGTGGGCAGGGACTCCGCCAAGATGGCCAGCCGGTGCAAAGAAGGAGTGGAAGGTCTGAACATCTCAACCCTGATGGAGAAGGCCGAGGGCCTGAGGAGGGccctggaggaggagagggccTACGTGGAGAGGTCTGGCAGGGGCCACTCCTGTGAGGTGGTGATGGACCAAGCTCAGGGACAGCTGGCTGTCATGTACAGAGGGGGACGCTCCGACAACTTCATGCAACAGCTGCTTAACAG GGTggatgggaaggaggtgatcaGCCTGCCGCAGCGCCGGCTCTCATTCGACTGCAAGACCTCCAAGCCGGTCTTCACTCAGCAGACCAGCGTCATCAGCCACACCATCAGTCATGACGACATGGAGAAG GGATCAGAGAGAATCAGCAAGATCACATCAGATGAAAACCTCGCAGATTCAGTCCACTCTCAGCACTTTGCAG GCTCCGGTGCGTCCACATACACCCTGGACAGCGGCATCGGTACGTTCCCGCTTCCCGACTGCAGCAGCGGAGCCGCAGGCCGGGGCCCGTCCAAGGCGAGGGCCGGAGCTGAGCATCACTCCGCCGACTCCCCGGGAAGATCTGGGCGACGAGCGCGCACCCTGGACAGGGAGCTGACGTCGCAGGAGGAGTGCTTCGCGTCGCACAAGCAGCTCATCCCGACCATTCAGTACTGCTCCATGCTGGAGGGGAGGAGCTCGGCTGGAGTCATCCGTGAAG ACAAGGACCCCCATGGAGCAAACCTGTTCTCTCCTCGCTCCAAGACCTGGACTTTTCCCAACCTGAAGGCTCCAGCAGGACCTGCAGAAGTGTACCTGGctgtggaggaagaggaggaggaagaggacgaCGCAGTAACGTTCGGATCACCGTTCAGAGGG AGCCTGAAGGCCGGGGGCCCCTCCTCCAGCCGAGCGGTCGACCCGGGCAGCCTGCCCGTCCCGGCCCAGTCCGGCCTGAGCCGCAGGGGGAAGACGCGCGCCCCCAGCGTCCCCGAGATGAGCCGGGAGGCGGGGCTGGAGCTGCTCAGGGAGCGGCCCGAGGAGGCGCTCTCCCCCAGCCGCCCTCAGGTCCTGGAAACCCCCGAGTCTCTGAGCGACTCTCTGTACGACAGTCTGTCGTCCTGCGGCAGCCAAGGATGA